A window from Chloroflexota bacterium encodes these proteins:
- a CDS encoding DUF59 domain-containing protein, with protein sequence MSAIRPRPKWLIEDTHPDLFQPVDAAFREVMDPEIGLNIMELGLIRDVSINEENLAHVVMIMTTPFCPYAPALLENARSKAAEALEREATIEMGMEYWDPSYMEDGVGADWGLF encoded by the coding sequence ATGAGCGCAATCCGTCCACGCCCAAAATGGCTTATCGAAGATACACACCCAGATTTGTTTCAACCCGTTGATGCTGCCTTCCGGGAGGTTATGGACCCCGAAATTGGCCTCAACATTATGGAACTTGGCCTGATTCGCGATGTCAGCATCAATGAAGAAAATCTTGCCCATGTGGTGATGATTATGACCACCCCGTTCTGTCCCTACGCACCGGCATTGCTCGAAAACGCACGTTCAAAGGCTGCCGAAGCTCTCGAACGGGAAGCCACCATCGAGATGGGTATGGAATACTGGGATCCCAGCTACATGGAAGACGGCGTCGGCGCGGATTGGGGTTTATTCTAA
- the rpsF gene encoding 30S ribosomal protein S6, giving the protein MRDYELIFIIHPDLDDTASNDVLEKVKGWITEAGGAVNKVDPWGKRKLAYPIRKQNSGQYFLLNIQIAPSFVTELERSLRFQEPVMRFMVTSIEE; this is encoded by the coding sequence ATGCGCGATTACGAACTCATCTTCATTATTCATCCCGACCTGGATGATACCGCCAGCAATGACGTATTAGAAAAGGTTAAAGGTTGGATTACCGAAGCAGGGGGGGCTGTCAACAAAGTTGACCCTTGGGGAAAACGCAAGTTGGCTTACCCAATTCGCAAACAGAATAGCGGCCAGTATTTTCTGCTCAATATTCAGATCGCCCCTAGCTTTGTAACCGAGTTAGAGCGCAGTTTACGGTTCCAAGAACCTGTAATGCGCTTTATGGTCACTTCGATTGAAGAATAA